In the genome of Mytilus edulis chromosome 14, xbMytEdul2.2, whole genome shotgun sequence, the window AACtcttttacattttcaaataaaaagtgTATCTCTTTTTGCTTTAGAGTGCGTGTAAAGCCCATACAGGTTACTTAGCAACAATTGAAACATCAGACGAAAACACTTTTCTTAAAACTCagtcaaaaataataaatggTATGTATGGGTTTAAGTATGTGAAGGTGAATGTTTTAGTTCTGGgtaattataaataagaaaatgtgatatgagtgcctCACTGTCATTTAAAGCCACAATGTATAACCGTATACAATTGTAGATCAAAATAcaaccttcaacacagagccatgGCTTAATCCAAACCGCAAGCTAACTGGCCtttaaatgacaaatgaaaaacagtTCCTACACCAAAATCAACGGTTTAATCTTTAGCTACTTCTGAAACACATTTAGTAAAAGACAACCACTAAAAAGGTTCTCTAACTAGAACAGGTGCAAACGTGCAGGATGATAAGTTTTCCCGGGAAAAAATATCTTCACAGTTCAAATAATGATAACAAGCATActctcctttttttttctttcgaaaaaggCTTTAAATTAGTTACAACACATAAACCTAAAATGCAAAATGTTGTGATACAGTTAATATAGTGACAATACTAAACATGTTGTGTCCAAATGCCGTAAATCGCAGAACTACAACTACATTATTTTCAAGACAATATATAGAGCGTAAATAATACTATTTTAATGTTCATTTATTGAGGGGAGGTGAAATATAcccattatatttttaaaatcattagTCAAAAACAAGCTCTAAATGCCTTGATTAAAAACCCacgaaaaacaacaaaacaacaaacccACAGAATAATTACACTGAACAACAAAAACGCCACCAATTAATTTATTACTCTTTCTCAGCTAACTTTTGGGTCGGTGGTGAGGACGATCTTATAGAGGGGGAATGGACGTGGGCTGAAACGGATGAGCCATTCGATTTCACCGACTGGATATCAACACAACCAGATAATTCACAAGGAGAAGACTGTCTGGCACTTTGGCAAGCGGCTTCGTGGCAATGGAATGATTGGTCGTGTGAATCacattcttattatatatgtgAAAAGTCGTAAGTAGTTTCTCAATTCAGCAAACCTCGGTAGATTTCACAAGAGCAGCGAAAGAAACCGATATTTTCCGTAGGGATTTATTTCATATtacattataattttaaaaactaatgtttttttttataaacggaATCGAAGGATACCAGAGATTCAGTCAAACAGATACattagaaataaactgacaactggGATCGGGTGTTTAAATCAGGCAGCAAACATATCAAACTTTGTAAACCAGTCCTAAAAATCAAAAcctgaaaatgttttaaatatccaGGAGATACGTATATAtctatgttttgtttatatagatataatatatctttttttatgtatagcacaattaaaacaattttctACACCATTTTTAGGCAAATCGGTAAATAGTATAATCGAGTTTGTGTGGGATTTTAACTGAATTGAGTACTACTCACTTTCAAACGTATGTGTTAGTAAAAGTTCGCACTTTGATGAAAGTGTGCACAACGTCATCTTATTGTTTACTTTAATTTATATAGAAGTTAGTTTAAATACTATTACAACCCAGGTCCTTTGTTCTGGTTGGGGTGATCTACACCCCAACCAAatcaccccagtttaagtttctttgttatgcatgctttcctttgttctgtaacattttggcggaaatgtcaaatccagtataaaacttataattaattatacggagaagactatctatcaaaattcacgtagaaaaaatccagtgtatatgctgggattcgaactcaagacatttagcatatcaagccacgacacatactaCTTCACTAGGACGACTGGAAACGAACTATCtgaaatttaacatacttaaaggaaacagtttatttttaaaactggggcgagttggcagacctttactcGGTAGGGTTTAAATCCTTTTCGTTAAATGAGCTGTCAGActaattgttcaatttgattttacacttttttaaagttgggcgagtcggttaCAAGAGTGGGCGATTTgttcataaagtggcgatatagtgtgggccgattggccattggggcgagttgacattgttttgaTATCCACTCATCGTGTTAGGGgatcataaagggtatacatcatatagtaatatataaagtatattataatggttgtgtggcgttctaaactagactTTATGAAtagtaaatggtttttcgtctaatctaaaacagctgggatgtaaaatagttatcccatttgGCCATCGgaatgatcttacactgacacaccgcgtccttatgggataactattaattatcATACACGGTTATATCATTTCGAACTActttataataataatgatttgTAAAATGTTACCGAGAAGAACAGGTTTCTTCTATATACagcatataaattttaaaaatagttcGCAAAGACATCACCGTAGGTCAAATCCGTATCGTATGGTTTTATCATTGCTATACTGTTTATAAAAAGACACGATTATATGAATTTATTGTATTACTTTTATCATGATGTTTATATATTACTTTCTGTCTTAATTTGTTTACAATATCCTGATTGTCTTTCAGAATTTCTGGATCTGGTGGTGCTATTATTGggaaataaatattgttttaatggaCTTTGACCTTTTTATCATATGAtgacttaaggatgtttgctactctgtttaaaataacaagctttttaaaagactgttataaattgatagtatataaataaagtaactaaaaaaaaaacagagagtccttgtgcttgttttcgagatataaggcTTTGAAAATTTAGCGGACAATGGTTCTCTCTAGGTTTTTCTtgcatttaacattggcaccttttttgataaaaaaaaactatgaaaaaaataacaaggatttcataagatttttaaatatggctttttaaactgtatgtagtaaaattataaaaagaaaagtggGGGTTAGTGAGCAAAAGTTTTGATGTTAAAACGTGGATAAAACCGgaggattccaaaaatctgacaaaaattcaaaaaatagaggagcaaacatTCTTAACAACACAAGTGTCAATCGGGAAAGTAAACTAGAATCGAGGACTTCCTTCTTGAAATTTCAATGTTCCCAATCTCATGTGTGTTGAGATCATTGATTTAAACGGTAATTGTGTGTTCAAATGAGGATCCATGAATAAAAGAATatgcataaaaaataaatgatttaggGGAAAACCCAACTATCGAACCTCCTTACCCAATTTCAATcctactaataaaaaaaaatcgaactgAAAAAaagcaatatgaaaaaaaaactttatgggCGAGAGATAGAGAACAATAAGATGGTTTTATTACAGATAACACCAGCTaagatatatttgttagttttataCAGATAACACCTGCTAACATAGTTTTGTTAGTTGTATTACATATAACAGATGCAACACGAAATTTAAGTATTGGATAAAGTTCTGTTGTACAACACTGCAGAATCAATCAAATTGCAGTAATAACAGAAAACCAAGACAACTAAAAATAATAATGTCATGAGACTCAACCActgataaataaattgaataatatcagattattacatggcacttttcatattgcatgtattatcagccctaggttcaatatcagcccaagagccgcacggctcgagggctgatattgaccgagggctgataatacatgcgatatgaaaaatgacatgttatgatctttttatcatatgcttcaacagtagagaaaaataacagattcacaTATTGATCCTTTTATGTGGTTCCTgaagtttaaagagtaaaaacGTTCACGGCCGTCGggcccaaaatttgatacattcaatatgaaatctttctatcatatgcctccacagagagagagaaaacaaacattttaatatggacgaatcagcaaaaaataattcaacaatatacctaatgatcattgtttggaaaagtcaactttttaaggAAActttctaaaagagggacgaaagataccaaagggacagtcaaactcataaatttaaaacaaactgacaacgccatggctaaaaataaaaaagacaaacagaaaaacaatagtacacacgacacaacatagaaaactaaagagtaaacaacacgaaccccaccaaaaactaggggtgatctcaggtgctccggaagggtaagcagatcctgctccacatgtggcacccgtcgtgttgcttaagtgattacaaatccggtaaatagtctaattcggtaggtcatattcatgaaagggaaggggattgtagttacgacgtaaggaacatatccgatatcatttgtgaaacggttattccataacggtcaaccaactcgtgatggcgtccgtaaaatttacgaagggatgatttcaacttcaccatttggaactcttggtttaatagcttccttgtgagcagcaaacctctatcaagaaaatcatgataggaaatgcaagcacgggaatatcgtatcaattgggagatatataccccgtatgcaggtgctgctggaatgttgctacttagaaatggaaagttcacaattggaaagctgaaatcatctcttttgtcgtaaagttttgttttcaaccgaccctcattgtcaatttctagatgtaagtcaagatatgaagccgacttaactgtatctgtagtatcctttatctctagttcgattggatagatgcgttccacatagtcaccaaattttgaattgtttagtgaaagaacatcatctatatagcggaaagtagagttaaaggatattgctaacttcttatctttcttcctaagaagttcctgcatgaagtcagcctcataataataaagaaacaagtcggcgagaagaggggcacagtttgttcccattggaatgccgacagtctgttgaaaaacacgtcctccgaacgtaacaaatatgttgtgtatcaagaaatcaagcatcttgataatatcagtttcagagaattttttgtttgaatcagagtgattctttacaaagtaggatttatccctccctaagacaagatacttgtatctacgttggccattctttttaaattatgtttaagaaaaacttaaaaaatgcatttattaaataatttgtttgtttttttttattttttttattttttttattattttaaacaatatactttccagtatttaaataattgttttgtacactactttgtaatgatTTTCACTGAAAACaaagcattgaggtgtattttccggaattggccgagtactaccggaatgccatgtgataacgttacggaaaggcatgtgatatcaatcgaagcatgtgataaacttttcatatcagcccgctaagcaccaattcgaaaaatatggaatttacgtcaatttaatgctattatcatacggtaaaatttatatgttatttagtctaagtatatgataatagtCATTTATCTACCTATATTTGTAACTACACTTATAATTTTTGACGACATCTCCTCAGATAACTCTGTTTGAAATACCtctaccaagtaaggaatatgacagctgttatccattcattgatgtgtttgagcagtTGATAATGCCAattgattagagactttctgtTATGAATTTTGGTCGGAGTTCAGTACTTCTGTTATGAATTTTGGTCGGAGTTCAGTACTTCTGTGATTTTCTTTATTGTAAGGTTAGATTGACCATATATTTCAATAGAAGAAAAACAAACTAAACGGAATATCTATCAATGACACGAAATCAGATCatgcataaaaacaaacaatatgcAAAGAAACAGTACTGTTTTGTTGTTCTTCATCTTAAAGTCACAGTGCAgctttgcatatatatatatatatatcatatagacCATATGGTGCTAGTTCCTACACTGTGTAGGTTTCTGTTGTTTTAACATACAGTGACAGATATGTGAAAAAAACGTAAATATCAGACTTTCTATGAGCTGAACATTTAttcacggatttggctttactttttggaccttttggattatagctcttcatcttttatataagatttggatttcaaatattttggccacgagcatcactgaagagacatgtattgtcgaaatgcgcatctggtgcaagaaaattggtaccgttaattttattatcccGGATTTTCGACTCTTACATTATCAACAGCGAATAACTATATAACTGTAGTATTCATGATGTTGTATATTAGTCATGGTAATGTGTAGTACATTATATGATAGCGAATTCACAGTTTACAAGTTCAACAATCAATGAGAGACCTAACGACGGAATGGCTAACAGCGTGTTGATGCCCGCTTTCCTGGTCCGTTTGTAAAGATTGACGTTTTTAATGTTCTAGACGGGTTGAATCTATATGTTCCAAattcttttctttattattttcttctAAACCGTATGTTGTTTTGAAATGTGGATGTGCCCATATTCATTCTTAAATTGTCTAGTTCAAAGAAGTTATTTACTTTTGACTCTTCCCGTATTCTATTAATAGTCTATTAATAGTCTTTTTCTCTCGCAACAAAATACTGTCacaacaatacatgtaaagcaaaTTACAATTATAAGGACAGGAAGAATCAGATTGATGCTGAAATCAAACATAAGCATAacttagaaacaaaaaaaaaaacacaatattttgttAACAATCTTGATTGTACCttgaaatatatacaacaaaaatatattgtatttgctgTGTAAAATGTGATGAAGTTTCATATATAAGTGcatgtcattttataaaatgaatttatTAGGCATTGATGAAACAGCACATCGAACATTTCGAAATAATACTTTTCaatgtttaatacatgtatattaaaaattgtGTTTGTATTCAACAGCGATTTTTCTGGTTTCCATTTaagaaagtacattttgtatttacaaacGTCAAACTCTTTGTTTTCAATATATTCGATTTTTGTCTTCTAAATAGAGAAATTTATACTCatcatatttgtgttttgttcattgtcGTATATAAATAGGACCGTTGGTTCAATCTTATGAAATTTCGAAATTTAAttgataaatcgattgagaaaaaaattaataataaaacaaatcgaggttacaaactaaacctaGTGACTTTtttttgtcgggatgtacaagtacccggccacgtccacttgtagttTTGTCCATCTGATTAGTTAAGCATTTTTCCACTCtttttaatagttcgttcttatgttgtactgttataccactgtcccaggttaggggagggtgggatcctgcttacatgtttaaccccgccacattactTATGTacgtgcctgtcctaagtcaggagcctgtaattcagtggttgtcgtttgtttatgtgtcgcatatttgtttttcgttcatttgtttatataaatagttagttttctcgtttgaaatgttttacattgtcatatcggggccttttatagctgactatgcggtatgggttttgcttattgttgaaggccgtactatgacctatagttgttaatgtgtcattttggtctcttgtggacagttgtctcatttgcatcataccacatcatctttttttttttataaaactaagggaaatacatcaaatatatgaggagaacaacgacacaatagaaacatttaaaaGCAACACACACAAACATGAACTATATTATAACACTGGCCATTtttatgacttggtacagtcCCCTGCCAGAGGATCAGAGGATGATATATATGGCAATGTAcaatatatcattaaaatgaaaacatttttgtgtttttgcccaatgttgaagaccgtacagttCTTACTGTTGTTTATTTGTACATCATGTTGTATTAACTGCAGTATTGTCGCATTGGTTATTTTACGACAGCTTCTCTTTTTTTGGTTAAAAGACAGAAAcagaagaaatatttttttaaataaatcattccgagatttttagaagaaaaagaacaaaatgtTAGGAATCAAACATCGTTTCTGTTTGTAATCAAGTACGCAGTCTGTAATTCAATGATTGTTGTTGATTTCTATCTATCATATGTGTTTTTTCAATTGTTtgtactattttgatctgagcttcactgatgagtctattgcAGACGATAGGACGCGTcttgtgtattacattataaatgtggtatcttataaatatttgaacataCACAAACTGTTCGTTTTACTTTATCATAAGCAGGTCTTTTAAAGCTAATCAACATATTTGAGTTTTGcccattattgaaggtcgtacaatattctttttttcttaaatcagaGCTATATGACCTCTACTGAATGGCTTTTTGTTGGGTTTAATACCATATAAACTGAAATTGATATACACAGTCGTACAGTAATATTACCGTTTTAGATTTGCCAAAATCATGTCCACATTTTCCACATTTTCCATGATTAAATCTTACACACGCGAtgtattgtattaaaagtaaCATCGCCAGAATCCATGTTGTCATTATCAATGACACTCTGCATTTTACACCTCTACCAGAGGAAGATATAGGTATAAAAATAACATACACACGGTATAGTGTCAGGGTAACGACAGAAAACGTAGATAGACAAATCGGAAACATTTTCAGTCCATACAACACATAGCATGCGGATCTAGTCCTACCGATATGAAATCTACGAAAATTAGTTGTCATATTATATTtgtatgtatgtatttaaaagaaagAGTATCACAAACGGACTGTACAATTCTGAGAACATTTTGATGACGTCAATGTTGTGATAATTTATGGTTTTTGTAGTTTTTTCCGTAGTCATGGAAACCGTTCTACCCCAACTCTGTGTATAAAATAACTGTATTGaacttattttaaatattctaaaataatcATCTTTGAAAAGCAAGGCAAGTGAACATGTTGATATGTAAGaattcaaaaacgaaaaacaataataaaaataaatcatctgCAGTGCACAATTAATATCCCGAGGAAATCAATGAATGAGACAATATTTTATAAACGTGACAACATACGGAAAAGGACGTTGCATGCGGACAACAAATACTATCTATTCTCTTGTGGTACAATGCGCTCGTTAAAGTGGTTAAATGTTTAATTACATCCGGCTGTTTCCTGGAAGCTAATAACTTTTGGTCATATTGATGTTAAACAATTATAACAGAATAAGACAGTAAACACATTTGCTGCACTTTCTCGATAAATGCAGGTATTAAGTTTAACTTTGcaaaactcataaattcatgTTTGACTCGTAATTTTTTCTTGGTAGTATATTAAAGAGACTTATAAAAtatatctatgtattactggtaaattattaaaccagggatatcgttatcataaattacttaaaacctttacaaaacttttccatagatataaagatttggttttaaagtttggttgtatctgtagaaaacttatttcaaacgggatagcatatcctcatttttacggaattattgttaaccgtgcccggaaatttagaaatgatcgtTATCAGTGAATTAAACGCTAATTAAAatatactagtatgttatatacatataaaaaatcatggatctacaatctgtcgatacctgtaacttgacaTTGCAcgaggtcatgtttttctctggctgtttatgacgtttttacactaaatccatttgatgttggatgtgcacggattgatagtttagtcttagatgcatgatttgtttttattagttggtagtggctttgaactagctgtcagataactgcgagtattctcatTTCTGTTcgttgtgtctttttgtgtctagatgtataagtacccattcacgttcacttgtatttttgtccatctgatgaattaagcctttttcggatgatttttatagttcgctcttatgttgtactgttataccactgtcccaggttagggggagggttgggatcccgcttacatgtttaaccccgtcacattatttatgtatgtgtctgtcccaggtcaggagcctgttattcagtggttgtcgtttgtttatgtattacatatttgtttttttagttttttttttatataaataaggccgttagttttctcgtttgaattgttttacattgtcttttcggggccttttatagccgactatgcggtatgggctttgctcattgttgaaggtcgtacagtgacctatagttgttaatttctgtgtcatttggtctcctgtggagagttgcctcattggcaatcataacacatcttcgtTTTAATAGTGACATGTTTGTGCGGTC includes:
- the LOC139502393 gene encoding perlucin-like protein, giving the protein MKLVGHVLIVLFVQFVDVDSLLISNCPHGWLPHSGNCYGFFKHLVSWYDASSACKAHTGYLATIETSDENTFLKTQSKIINANFWVGGEDDLIEGEWTWAETDEPFDFTDWISTQPDNSQGEDCLALWQAASWQWNDWSCESHSYYICEKSISGSGGAIIGK